The following DNA comes from Flavobacterium sp. N3904.
GCGAAGTTGATATCATCAAATCAATATTGTTGCTGCCTGGGGTTACCAATGCTGGTGAAGCGGCTTCAGGATTCAATGTTCGAGGTGGTGGAGCAGATCAGAATTTGATTTTAATGGACGAAGCTTCTATCTTCAACTCCTCTCACGTTTTTGGTTTTTTTTCGATTTTTAATCCCGATGCCATCAAGGATTTAAAACTCTACAAAGGCGGTATTCCTGCCCGATATGGAGGAAGGGCTTCGTCGGTTTTGGATATATATCAAAAAGACGGAAACAGTAATGGCTTTCACATGAATGGAGGAATTGGTTTAATTACCAGCCGTCTTTTGGCCGAAGGGCCGATTGTAAAAGACAAAGGTTCGTTTCTTATAGCTGGGCGAGCATCTTATGCCCATTTATTCCTAAAACTATCCAAAGACCAAAAAGACAATGCAGCCTATTTTTATGATTTGAATGCCAAATTGAGTTACAAATTAGACCAGAACAACAGCTTATACATGTCTGGTTATTTTGGTAGAGATGTTTTTGTACTGAACAAAAGTTTTACCAATATTTACGGAAACACAACATTCAACACCCGTTGGAATCATTTATTTTCCGATAAATTATTCTCCAATTTATCGCTAATTTACAGTGATTACTATTATGGATTAGATCTTGATTTTGTAGGCTTTGAATGGGGTTCTGGCATTAAAAACTACAATATAAAATACGATTTCAAAAGCTACCTTTCTGATAAATTAAAATTAAATTATGGAGTGAATGGCATTTATTACGAGTTCAATCCCGGAACAATAAAACCTTCCCAACCCGATTCGGGCATTAATTACGATCAACTCGAGCGAAAATATGCGTTTGAGCCCGCCATTTATATCAATGCAGAGCAAAAAATATCGGACAGAATAGACATTAATTACGGATTGCGATACAGTTTGTTTTATAATGTAGGCGCATCGACCGTCAATTTGTATGCAAATGATAATCCTGTAGTTTTTAATTCCCAGTTTCAAATCTATGAAAAAGGAGTTCCGATAGGAACTAAATATTACAGCAAAAACGAAGTGATCAAAAGCTTTGATTACCTGGAACCCAGATTAAGTGTCAATTACCAACTCAACGAAAATCAGTCTTTCCAGGCGAGTTACAACCGCATGGTGCAATATTTACAATTAATTTCGAATACCTCGTCCCCTACACCATTGGATGTCTGGACACCGAGTGGCACTTATATCAAACCCCAAATAGCCGATCAGGTTGCGGTTGGTTATTTTAGAAAATTCAAAGAGGGAGCCTATTCTGCCGAAGTGAGCACCTACTACAAAGAAGTACAAAACAGATTGGATTATATAGACGGAGCCAATTTGATTGCAAATGACGCCATCGAACAAGTTTTACTGAACGGGCATTTGCGTTCGTATGGTTTAGAATTCATGTTCAAAAAAAATGAAGGAAACTTAACGGGCTGGATTGCATACACGCTCTCCAAATCAGAACAGCAAACTCCCGGAAGAACACCTCAGGAAACAGGAATAAATGACGGGCAATGGTACAACACGGTTTACGATAAAGTAAATAACCTGGCGGTAACAGGCTCGTATTATCTGAATCCAAAATGGACCTTTGGAGCCAATTTTATATACCAAACGGGGCAACCTACTACCTATCCGAACGGGCAATATGAATACCTTGGCATAAAAATCCCAATTTATGGTTTGCGAAATGAAAACCGACTCCCGTCATTCAATCACCTTGACATTTCGGCAACATTGACACCAAAACCCAATTACAACAAAAATTGGAGAGGCGAATGGGTTTTCAGTATTTACAATGTGTATAACCGAAAAAATGCAGCTTCTGTAAGCTTTAGAGAAAATCAGGATACCGGAGCCAACGAGGCGGTAAAGACCTCCATTTTTGGAATAGTTCCAGCAGTAAGCTATAATTTTAAATTTTAAAGAAACAGACTTGTCCATACAAGTAATTAAAACATATAAAAGATGAAAAAATTAATCACAATCCTACTTATTCTAACTTCTGTTGTATTTACTGGTTGCGAAGAGGTGATCAGTGTAGATGTCAACACAGCTCCACCCCGATTGGCTGTAGAAGCCGCTTTGAATTGGCAAAAAGGAACATCGGGAAACCAGCAAACCATAAAACTTACGACTACAACTGGATATTTTGAGAGTGTTATTCCCCCAGTTTCGGGAGCTGTAGTGTTTGTTACCAACAGTTCCAATACGGTTTTTAACTTTATAGAAAACCCAAACACCGGACTCTACATTTGTTCTAATTTTGTTCCGGTATTAAACGAAACATACAAACTCACTATAATTGTAGATGGCCAGACCTATACCGCAACCGAAACCATGTATTCAGTTGCACCCATCACCAAATTGGTCCAAAACGATCAAGGCGGTTTTACCGGAAAAGATATTGATGTAAAAGCCTATTTTAACGATCCTGCCAACGAAACAAACTATTATTTGTACCGTTATGATTATAAAGATGAAAAAAAATCAAATCTTTATGCCGATGAAGATACTTTTTTTAATGGCAATGAATTCTATAGTATTTCCCAAAATGATTCTATAAAAAAGGGTGAAAAAGTGGTGATTACCCATTACGGAATTTCAAAAAGTTATTACAATTACATCAGTATTGTAGTCAGTTTGGCAGGCCAAAGTGGTGGCGGACCATTCCAATCACCGCCATCAACCATCAGAGGAAACGTAGTCAATACAACAAATGCCGCCAACTATCCTTTGGGCTATTTTTCGGTAAGCGAAATTGATTCGAAAGAATACACTATTGAATAAGTGGTCAGAGGTCCGTTTTCAGTCGCAGTCAAAAAAACTTTATATCTTTACATGATAAATCTAAAATCTGCATTCTAAAATCCAAACTCTAAATGTCTTCACACCATATCGTACGCGATGACCAAGAACCCGCCTTAATAATTGCAAACGGCGCAGCTTGCCATCCAGAATTATTGGGCCAGCTACTCGAATGGTCTCCGTTGGTTATTGTACTGGATTCGGCAATGGAACGCGTCATGGAGTTGGACATTAAAGTCGATGTGTTATTGGGTGATTTTGACCGGGGTTTTGATCCCGAAAAATACCAGACCTTGCAATACCCACTAGAAATAATTCATACACCGGATCAAAATAAAACCGACTTAGAAAAAGCTTTTGATTATTTAATTGATCGAAAAATTCCTGCTGTAAATGTCGTTTGGGCAACAGGGCGACGTGCAGATCACACCATTACCAATCTTACCAACATTGTCCGGTACCGTAATTTAATCAAAATTGTCATTCTCGACGATCATTCCAAAATATTTTTATTACCCAATACATTCGAAAAATGGTATACTGCAGGAACTCCAATTTCGCTAATACCCATTGGAATTGTAAACGGAATCAGTTCTGAAAATCTAGTGTATCCATTAGAAAACGACACCCTAACCATGGGCTACAGGACAGGAAGCAGCAATGCTGTTGCCCATGACGGGATTGTTACCATCAATCACACCGATGGTGATTTATTGCTAATGGAATGTATCGATTAGCAAAAGCACTAACCTTCAAGGCAATAAAAACCAGATTAAATAATTTAAATTTTCAAGAAATCATCCCCCAAATTTATTGCTTTCTTAAATTCGAACCTTTTTTCTTTAATTCAAATTAGCTATTATTTTGTAAATCAAGTGTTTTGGCGTGGTTATTGTTATAAAGACAACAAAAATAGTTGCTGGCAGTTCTTGTTCCTTTACAAAAAAGGAATTACTATCTTTGCACCGAAATTTAGAAAATGAAATCAACAAAGGTTACCGAAAAAACAAATTTACATCCAAGAAATCTTCACCGATTTGGATATAACTTTGAACAATTAATAAAAAACCATCCTGATTTGGGAAATTTTGTTTTTATTAATGAACACAATATTGACTCGAGCGATAACAAACTGGCGAAGCATACAATCGATTTTAGCAATCCAGATGCTGTAAAAGCGCTCAATAAAGCATTATTAATTACCTACTACGGCATTCAAAATTGGGACATCCCAGCGGATTTTCTATGCCCCCCCATTCCGGGAAGAGCTGATTACATTCACAATTTAGCCGATTTATTGGCCTCAACAAATAACGGCACTATTCCCGAAGGTGAAACCGTACAAGGGTTAGACATTGGAGTTGGTGCCAATTGCATCTATCCGATTTTGGGAAATGCTATTTACGGATGGTCCTTTGTAGCAACTGATATTGATGAAAATGCGATTCAAAATTGCAAAAAAATAATCGAGCAAAATCCACAATTAATAGAAGCGGTAAGCCTTCAATTGCAGGTAAACCCGCGTTTTATTTTTAAAAATATTATAGAACCCGAAGACAAATTTACTTTTACGATCTGCAATCCTCCTTTTCATTCCTCTGCCGAAGAAGCAATGAAAAGTACGATTCGAAAAATAAACAATTTAGCACCCGAAAGTCTGAATGTTAAAACTGCAAAACCCGTGCTAAATTTTGGCGGTCAAAATGCAGAATTGTGGTGCGAAGGCGGCGAATTGGGTTTTATCAAACAGATGATTTACGAAAGTGCAAAGTATCCGATGCAATGTCTTTGGTTTACCACGTTAGTATCCAAACAATCCAATCTGAATACCATCTACAAAACCTTAAACAATGTAGCGGCCATCCACAAAACGATTGATATGGCTCAAGGCCAAAAAACAAGCCGTATTGTGGCCTGGACTTTTATGACCGAAGCACAACAAAAAGCATGGAAATTTAGTGAGTAAATAAATTGTCAACATCATGGATTTTTTTAAAGTAATTCGAAAAGTTATGAAAAACCATTTGCTTTTATTACTTTTAAAATCAATTCAACCCAATCGTTTACTATGCAGAAATCAGTATCACTCATTTTCCTCTTCTTGCTATTCATAAACTGCAGCACTTCCAAAGAAAAGAAAATTGACGAATACGTTTTTAAAACCAAAAAAGAAAAAACACTATATCTTACTTCCTATAACAAAGCATTGCAACTTTGGCAAGTCCCTTACAAGGAAGAAAATATTGCAACGAGCTTTGGTACTGCCCATATCATCATTAGCGGACCAAAAGACGCAAAACCAGTAGTACTGCTTCATGGCATGGATGCGAGCTCTACAATGTGGTTCCCAAACAGTGCAGCATTGTCAAAAAATCATCGCGTATATGCCATTGACTTCCTGATGGAAGCAGGCAAATCTGAACTAAAAGGAAAGTCACTCACCAGCGATGAAATCGTAAATTGGTACGAAGAAATCTTCAACTATTATAATTTAAAAAATTTTGATATCATCGGAGCCTCCAGGGGTGGATGGTTTGCCACATTACTGACCATTCAAAAAAACAAAAACATAAACAAACTGGTGTTGATAAGTCCGGCGCAAACATTTAATAATGTAGATCAAAAAGGAAAAGCATCGACGGCCATGTTCCTGAAATTTTTTCCAAACAAAAAGAAATTAAACAAAACATTGGATGCGTTTTCCTATTACCCTAACAAAATTAATTCGGTTTATAAAAACCAATTTTACTTGGCCAATAAATATTCCAAATCGAATGCCAGTTTTTTGCAGATGCGCCCTTTTTCGGATGATGAACTCAAAGGAATTACCATTCCCGTTTTGGTACTTATTGGCGGCCACGATGTAATCAATTCCGAGAAAAGCCTGTTGCGTGCCAACGAATATATAAGTAATTGCAAAACGGCAACCATTAAAAATTCGGGCCATTTCGTGAGTATGGATCAATCCAAAGAGGTTGATAAAATGATTGTTGATTTCCTCAAATAGACCAAAATCCTAATTGTTTTTTATTCAAGTCAAACCATTGTTAAAGCCAATATAAAAATTGGAAGTTCTTCTGTTCCTAAGACACTTTTGACTAAATTTGTATAAATTCATATCTTATGAGCACAATCGAATTAAAAAAAATATTGATTTCTAAAATATCTGAAATTGATGACGAAGTTTTTTTGTCTGCAATAAACACAATTTTAGACAGTAAATCAGAAAGTATTGAAAACAAAAATTTGGATTTGCAAAAAATAATAATTCTTGCTGAACAACAAAAAAAGGAAATTCAAAACTCTCAAAAAGAATATTCAGAAGGGAATTATATTGACAATGATGCTGTAAATGAAGAAATGGAAAGATGGTTGCGAGAAGAATAGTTTGGACATCATCTGCAAAACTTCAATCAAAAGCTATTATAAACACTACTCCAACACCCAAATATTGAAAAAAAAACCGATCCCTTAAATGTTCGCGGTTTATTAATTGAAAACTATTATGTTTTCTATGAAACAAATGAAAACCACATTATAATTCTATCCGTTTGGGATACAAGACAAAACCCTAAACGATTGAAAAACCAAAGCAAATGAATTTCCAAGTCATATCCGAATACCAACCCAAAGGCGATCAGCCACAAGCCATCGAAAAATTAGTACAGGGCATTGAGTCTGGCGAGCAATTCCAAACTTTGCTTGGAGTTACCGGTTCCGGAAAAACATTTACGGTGGCCAATGTCATTCAGGAAATTCAGCGCCCTACATTGGTTTTGGCACACAACAAAACCTTGGCCGCTCAGTTGTATTCCGAGTTCAAACAGTTTTTTCCCAACAATGCCGTCGAGTATTTCGTATCCTATTACGATTATTACCAACCTGAAGCTTTTATGCCCGTTACCGGAGTTTTCATCGAAAAGGATTTATCCATCAACGAAGAACTGGAAAAAATGCGATTGAGCACCACCTCATCGCTGCTTTCGGGTCGAAGAGACATTCTGGTCGTTGCCTCTGTTTCTTGCATTTATGGTATCGGAAACCCGGTAGAATTCCAAAAAAATGTTATTGCCATCGAGAAAAACCAAATGATTTCCCGAACCAAATTATTGCACAGTCTCGTTCAGAGTTTATATTCCAGAACCGAGGCCGATTTTACCCCCGGGAATTTCAGGATAAAAGGCGACACTATCGAAGTCTATCCGAGTTATGCCGATGATGCGTTTCGAATTCACTTTTTTGGTGACGAAATCGAAGAAATGGAAAGCTTCGATATAAAAACATCCAAAGTCATTGAGCGATTCGAAAAACTCACCATTTATCCCGCTAATATGTTTGTGACTTCGCCCGATGTGTTGCAAAACGCCATTTGGGAAATCCAGCAGGATCTGGTCAAGCAAGTCGATTATTTCAAAGAAATAGGCAAACACCTCGAAGCCAAACGCCTCGAAGAACGCACCAATTTTGATCTCGAAATGATCCGCGAATTGGGCTATTGTTCCGGAATCGAAAACTATTCGCGCTACCTCGACGGCAGGGAAGCCGGGTCAAGACCTTTCTGCTTACTCGATTATTTCCCAAAAGATTACCTGATGGTCGTAGACGAGAGTCACGTAACCCTTTCACAGGTACACGCCATGTACGGAGGCGATCGAAGCCGAAAAGAAAATCTGGTCGAGTATGGTTTCCGTCTGCCGGCAGCCATGGACAACCGACCGCTAAAATTCGAGGAGTTCGAGGCCATGCAAAATCAGGTTATCTATGTCTCTGCCACCCCTGCCGACTACGAATTGCAAAAATGCGACGGCGTCTATGTCGAACAGGTGATTCGACCAACAGGTTTACTGGACCCTATTATTGAAATTCGCCCGAGCCTGAACCAGATCGACGATTTGATTGAAGAAATCCAACAGCGTTGCGAACTCGACGAACGCGTTTTGGTCACCACACTCACCAAAAGAATGGCCGAAGAACTCGCCAAATACCTAACCAAAGTGTCTATTCGTTGCCGCTACATCCACTCCGATGTCGATACATTGGAGCGCATCGAAATCATGCAGGACCTTCGAAAAGGAATTTTTGATGTATTGATAGGCGTCAACCTACTGCGCGAAGGACTCGATTTGCCCGAGGTTTCATTGGTCGCAATTCTCGATGCCGACAAGGAAGGATTCCTCCGAAGCCACCGCTCGCTCACCCAGACCATCGGTCGTGCCGCCAGAAACCTAAACGGAAAAGCCATCATGTATGCCGACAAAATCACCAACAGCATGCAAAAAACCATAGACGAAACCAATTACCGACGCACCAAGCAAATCAATTTCAATACAGCCAACAATGTAGTGCCTCAGGCATTGAATAAAAAGATCGAAAGCGCCTTTACCAACAACAAATTGGTCGAATACGAATTGGGACACATCATGAATGTAGCGGCCGAACCCGAAACCGCCTACATGTCCAAACCCGATCGCGAAAAACTGATACGCGAAAAACGAAAAGCAATGGAAAAAGCAGCCAAAGACCTCGACTTTATGCAGGCTGCAAAACTCAGGGACCAGATCAAGGCATTGCAGGCAAAGGACTAAACCGCCAAAAGGCATACTGCCGTACGTACGAAAAAGTATCCACTAAAATATATGATTTTTTACCGACTTGTAATCTTTTTTTTCTTATTTTTGAGAAACCAGAAAGCAAAACAAACCTTCGTTTATCCACCTTTTGGGAGTGATTGACGAAGGTTTGTTTGTTTATACAGTATTTATATGCAATTATGAAAAGACACTTCTATTTTTTAGCAACACTACTTCTATTTTTGTCGTGTACTGATGGAAATAAAAATTTGATTACACCAGAAATTAAATCAAATACTGCTAAATCAGATCAAAAGAAAGAGGAAGTAAAACCTGTAATTGATACTATATTAAATGAAGGTAGCGTAATCATTTATGGAGATACAACTATTCAGAAAGATAAAATTAGAGAAGTTCTAGTAAAATTTGAACCATATATAACTTTTGATGATTTTAAAGTTAACATCGAAAATGTCAAAGCTAAACTTGACTTAAATTCTCACGAATTAGGAAGGCGATTCAGAACTGCAATTAGAGAAAGTTATAATGATCCTGAAAATCTTTTTGCAGGGCATTATACCTTTGCTACTTGGGGTTGTGGAAGTCCTTGTCAGATGAATGTACTAATCG
Coding sequences within:
- a CDS encoding TonB-dependent receptor, which translates into the protein MISKKIICLFILFSSLYSVAQDAVSSESTKQKFTISGIISDTNSNETLIGVNVLIPESKTGVITNEYGFYSITLPKGVYKIEITSLGFQTIEETVDLNKNIKKNFKLSGSENVLQEVIINSNDSKTENRKPEMSVNKLSVSTIKKMPVVLGEVDIIKSILLLPGVTNAGEAASGFNVRGGGADQNLILMDEASIFNSSHVFGFFSIFNPDAIKDLKLYKGGIPARYGGRASSVLDIYQKDGNSNGFHMNGGIGLITSRLLAEGPIVKDKGSFLIAGRASYAHLFLKLSKDQKDNAAYFYDLNAKLSYKLDQNNSLYMSGYFGRDVFVLNKSFTNIYGNTTFNTRWNHLFSDKLFSNLSLIYSDYYYGLDLDFVGFEWGSGIKNYNIKYDFKSYLSDKLKLNYGVNGIYYEFNPGTIKPSQPDSGINYDQLERKYAFEPAIYINAEQKISDRIDINYGLRYSLFYNVGASTVNLYANDNPVVFNSQFQIYEKGVPIGTKYYSKNEVIKSFDYLEPRLSVNYQLNENQSFQASYNRMVQYLQLISNTSSPTPLDVWTPSGTYIKPQIADQVAVGYFRKFKEGAYSAEVSTYYKEVQNRLDYIDGANLIANDAIEQVLLNGHLRSYGLEFMFKKNEGNLTGWIAYTLSKSEQQTPGRTPQETGINDGQWYNTVYDKVNNLAVTGSYYLNPKWTFGANFIYQTGQPTTYPNGQYEYLGIKIPIYGLRNENRLPSFNHLDISATLTPKPNYNKNWRGEWVFSIYNVYNRKNAASVSFRENQDTGANEAVKTSIFGIVPAVSYNFKF
- a CDS encoding DUF4249 domain-containing protein encodes the protein MKKLITILLILTSVVFTGCEEVISVDVNTAPPRLAVEAALNWQKGTSGNQQTIKLTTTTGYFESVIPPVSGAVVFVTNSSNTVFNFIENPNTGLYICSNFVPVLNETYKLTIIVDGQTYTATETMYSVAPITKLVQNDQGGFTGKDIDVKAYFNDPANETNYYLYRYDYKDEKKSNLYADEDTFFNGNEFYSISQNDSIKKGEKVVITHYGISKSYYNYISIVVSLAGQSGGGPFQSPPSTIRGNVVNTTNAANYPLGYFSVSEIDSKEYTIE
- a CDS encoding thiamine diphosphokinase gives rise to the protein MSSHHIVRDDQEPALIIANGAACHPELLGQLLEWSPLVIVLDSAMERVMELDIKVDVLLGDFDRGFDPEKYQTLQYPLEIIHTPDQNKTDLEKAFDYLIDRKIPAVNVVWATGRRADHTITNLTNIVRYRNLIKIVILDDHSKIFLLPNTFEKWYTAGTPISLIPIGIVNGISSENLVYPLENDTLTMGYRTGSSNAVAHDGIVTINHTDGDLLLMECID
- the rlmF gene encoding 23S rRNA (adenine(1618)-N(6))-methyltransferase RlmF is translated as MKSTKVTEKTNLHPRNLHRFGYNFEQLIKNHPDLGNFVFINEHNIDSSDNKLAKHTIDFSNPDAVKALNKALLITYYGIQNWDIPADFLCPPIPGRADYIHNLADLLASTNNGTIPEGETVQGLDIGVGANCIYPILGNAIYGWSFVATDIDENAIQNCKKIIEQNPQLIEAVSLQLQVNPRFIFKNIIEPEDKFTFTICNPPFHSSAEEAMKSTIRKINNLAPESLNVKTAKPVLNFGGQNAELWCEGGELGFIKQMIYESAKYPMQCLWFTTLVSKQSNLNTIYKTLNNVAAIHKTIDMAQGQKTSRIVAWTFMTEAQQKAWKFSE
- a CDS encoding alpha/beta fold hydrolase; its protein translation is MQKSVSLIFLFLLFINCSTSKEKKIDEYVFKTKKEKTLYLTSYNKALQLWQVPYKEENIATSFGTAHIIISGPKDAKPVVLLHGMDASSTMWFPNSAALSKNHRVYAIDFLMEAGKSELKGKSLTSDEIVNWYEEIFNYYNLKNFDIIGASRGGWFATLLTIQKNKNINKLVLISPAQTFNNVDQKGKASTAMFLKFFPNKKKLNKTLDAFSYYPNKINSVYKNQFYLANKYSKSNASFLQMRPFSDDELKGITIPVLVLIGGHDVINSEKSLLRANEYISNCKTATIKNSGHFVSMDQSKEVDKMIVDFLK
- the uvrB gene encoding excinuclease ABC subunit UvrB, which translates into the protein MNFQVISEYQPKGDQPQAIEKLVQGIESGEQFQTLLGVTGSGKTFTVANVIQEIQRPTLVLAHNKTLAAQLYSEFKQFFPNNAVEYFVSYYDYYQPEAFMPVTGVFIEKDLSINEELEKMRLSTTSSLLSGRRDILVVASVSCIYGIGNPVEFQKNVIAIEKNQMISRTKLLHSLVQSLYSRTEADFTPGNFRIKGDTIEVYPSYADDAFRIHFFGDEIEEMESFDIKTSKVIERFEKLTIYPANMFVTSPDVLQNAIWEIQQDLVKQVDYFKEIGKHLEAKRLEERTNFDLEMIRELGYCSGIENYSRYLDGREAGSRPFCLLDYFPKDYLMVVDESHVTLSQVHAMYGGDRSRKENLVEYGFRLPAAMDNRPLKFEEFEAMQNQVIYVSATPADYELQKCDGVYVEQVIRPTGLLDPIIEIRPSLNQIDDLIEEIQQRCELDERVLVTTLTKRMAEELAKYLTKVSIRCRYIHSDVDTLERIEIMQDLRKGIFDVLIGVNLLREGLDLPEVSLVAILDADKEGFLRSHRSLTQTIGRAARNLNGKAIMYADKITNSMQKTIDETNYRRTKQINFNTANNVVPQALNKKIESAFTNNKLVEYELGHIMNVAAEPETAYMSKPDREKLIREKRKAMEKAAKDLDFMQAAKLRDQIKALQAKD